The following coding sequences are from one Deltaproteobacteria bacterium window:
- a CDS encoding transposase gives MPLDNNLSERELRRQVVGRKNWLFVGSDEAAAVNTTFVSLLASCQVHGLEPWAYLRDLFCLLPDWPHRRVLELAPVHWQETLQQSDAQERLATNPFRAATIALDQPHADAS, from the coding sequence CTGCCGCTCGACAACAATCTCAGCGAGCGCGAGCTCCGCCGCCAAGTCGTGGGCCGCAAGAACTGGCTCTTCGTCGGCTCCGACGAGGCCGCCGCGGTGAACACGACCTTCGTGTCCCTGCTCGCGAGCTGCCAGGTGCACGGCCTCGAGCCTTGGGCGTACCTGCGCGATCTCTTCTGCCTGCTGCCCGACTGGCCCCACCGCCGCGTCCTCGAGCTCGCGCCCGTCCACTGGCAGGAGACCCTCCAGCAGTCGGACGCTCAGGAGCGGCTCGCCACCAACCCCTTCCGCGCCGCCACGATCGCGCTCGACCAGCCCCACGCTGACGCGTCGTAG